A genomic segment from Polyangium mundeleinium encodes:
- the amrB gene encoding AmmeMemoRadiSam system protein B, protein MPKPHAYPRLRPIEAIFVPHPTFGKALMLRDGEGIAPSPIVIRGDLAPIVSCMDGTASLDGLARRASRITGRMIDVAIVSRIVADLDAAYMLETPRFQARRREVVAAFAAASERPAHHAGGAYHRDPQELARYIEEACLGKAPRGNGASQGRLVGLCAPHMDLWRAAVGYGHAYGALADALPPEVDTFFLLGTSHAPMRQPFAVCDKRFATPLGPLEPDHDALAFLAAHSRFDVREDEYLHKGEHSLELQGIFLRHLLGDRPARIVPVLCGLGDAQARGRDPREDARAESFLASLAELVERRGARAFLIAGADLAHVGPRFGDARPLDAVERDGLQARDAESIRLMVEHDASGFFSQVAEDLDTRRVCGLGPIYTALRALPGAATGRLLHYTQCVDPVEGSIVSHASLAFVA, encoded by the coding sequence ATGCCGAAACCGCACGCGTACCCGCGGCTGCGGCCGATCGAGGCCATCTTCGTCCCGCACCCGACGTTCGGCAAAGCGCTCATGCTCCGCGACGGCGAGGGCATCGCTCCGAGCCCGATCGTGATCCGCGGAGACCTCGCCCCGATCGTCTCGTGCATGGACGGCACGGCTTCCCTCGACGGCCTCGCCCGCCGCGCGAGTCGCATCACCGGCCGCATGATCGACGTCGCGATCGTCTCGCGCATCGTCGCCGACCTCGACGCGGCCTACATGCTCGAGACGCCACGCTTTCAGGCGCGACGACGCGAGGTCGTGGCTGCGTTCGCCGCCGCGAGCGAGCGGCCCGCGCACCACGCGGGCGGCGCCTATCATCGTGATCCCCAAGAGCTCGCTCGTTACATCGAGGAGGCGTGTCTCGGGAAGGCGCCGCGCGGCAACGGAGCATCGCAGGGTCGCCTCGTCGGCCTCTGCGCGCCGCACATGGACCTCTGGCGCGCGGCGGTGGGGTACGGCCACGCATACGGCGCGCTCGCCGATGCGTTACCTCCCGAGGTAGACACCTTCTTCCTGCTTGGCACGTCGCACGCGCCGATGCGCCAGCCCTTCGCCGTCTGCGACAAACGTTTCGCCACGCCGCTCGGCCCGCTCGAGCCCGACCACGACGCGCTCGCGTTCCTCGCGGCGCATAGCCGCTTCGACGTGCGCGAAGACGAGTACCTGCACAAGGGCGAGCATTCATTGGAGCTGCAAGGAATCTTCCTACGCCATCTGCTCGGCGATCGCCCTGCGCGGATCGTGCCCGTGCTCTGCGGCCTCGGCGACGCGCAGGCGAGGGGACGTGATCCGCGGGAGGATGCGCGCGCCGAGTCGTTCCTCGCGTCGCTCGCCGAGCTCGTCGAGCGACGTGGCGCGCGCGCCTTCCTCATCGCGGGCGCCGATCTCGCGCACGTGGGCCCGCGCTTCGGGGACGCGCGGCCGCTCGACGCAGTCGAGCGCGACGGGCTCCAGGCTCGTGACGCGGAGTCCATCCGCCTCATGGTGGAACACGACGCGAGCGGATTTTTCTCGCAGGTCGCCGAGGATCTCGACACGAGGCGCGTGTGTGGCCTCGGCCCGATCTACACGGCGCTCCGGGCGCTACCAGGGGCCGCGACGGGGCGGCTCTTGCATTACACGCAGTGTGTCGATCCGGTGGAGGGATCGATCGTCAGTCACGCGTCCTTGGCGTTCGTTGCCTGA